One stretch of Candidatus Baltobacteraceae bacterium DNA includes these proteins:
- a CDS encoding long-chain fatty acid--CoA ligase yields the protein MQSAERAKTPLVTWPGLIMDIPLGIGGILAHAVRNHGDREIVSRDGDAIFRYAYADFGRRCAQLANALARLGIRPGDCVASFAWNTHRHLELYYAVPSSGAVLHTANIRLFADQIAYVIEHADDKAIFVDASLVPVLRKAIDARPQLANRIYVVMGQGSETLPNAYDYETLLAAESPSCEWPVLDERDAAMICYTSATTGDPKAAVFSHRSTFIHALAINSADVFSIARRDVVLPIVPMFHVNAWGIPFAAVLSGAKIVMPGSRLDPAGLIELFESERVTFSGGVPTVWLAIRDALRAAGKRLPSLDRVIIGGSAVPPQLMDDLESLGIRVTHAWGMTEMSPLGTTVPLFGPEDGPLEALTPRKRKQGKFSPIVSWRVLDDLGNEVPQDGATRGELWVRGPSVVSAYYKTPASNAFADGWFRTGDIVTIDQDGYIEIVDRSKDLIKSGGEWISSVDLENTLMGHPHIKEACVFGVAHPKWDERPVAAVVVRENVTLSEDEVRAWLGERIAKWQLPDRVVFVDAIPRTGVGKFLKRELRERYKDLYTGNS from the coding sequence ATGCAAAGCGCGGAGCGCGCCAAAACGCCGCTCGTAACATGGCCCGGGTTGATCATGGATATCCCACTCGGAATCGGTGGGATATTGGCGCACGCGGTTCGCAATCACGGCGATCGCGAGATCGTCTCGCGCGACGGTGATGCAATTTTCCGGTACGCCTATGCTGATTTTGGACGCCGTTGTGCGCAGTTGGCAAACGCGCTCGCGCGTTTAGGCATTCGTCCGGGTGATTGCGTCGCAAGTTTTGCGTGGAACACGCATCGGCATCTCGAGCTCTATTATGCCGTACCGTCATCCGGTGCGGTACTGCATACGGCAAACATTCGGCTCTTCGCAGACCAGATCGCATATGTGATCGAGCACGCCGACGACAAAGCAATCTTCGTCGACGCTTCACTGGTACCGGTTCTGCGGAAAGCGATCGACGCGCGACCCCAGCTCGCGAACCGCATCTACGTCGTCATGGGCCAAGGCTCGGAGACGCTCCCCAACGCCTACGATTACGAAACATTACTGGCCGCCGAATCGCCGTCGTGCGAATGGCCCGTGCTCGACGAGCGCGATGCCGCCATGATCTGCTATACCTCGGCGACGACCGGTGATCCAAAAGCAGCGGTCTTCAGCCATCGTTCGACGTTCATCCATGCTCTCGCGATCAACAGTGCCGACGTCTTCAGCATCGCGCGTCGCGACGTCGTGCTCCCGATCGTGCCGATGTTTCACGTCAACGCTTGGGGCATTCCGTTTGCTGCCGTGCTTTCAGGCGCCAAGATCGTCATGCCGGGCAGCCGTCTGGATCCAGCCGGGCTCATCGAGCTCTTCGAATCCGAAAGGGTTACCTTCAGCGGCGGCGTCCCGACCGTTTGGCTGGCGATACGCGACGCGCTTCGCGCGGCCGGAAAGCGTTTGCCGTCGCTCGATCGTGTGATTATCGGAGGCTCTGCGGTTCCACCGCAACTGATGGACGATTTGGAATCGCTCGGCATTCGCGTCACGCATGCCTGGGGCATGACCGAGATGAGTCCGCTCGGAACGACGGTTCCACTCTTCGGCCCCGAAGACGGACCACTCGAAGCGCTGACCCCACGTAAGCGCAAGCAGGGAAAATTTTCGCCGATCGTATCATGGCGCGTGCTCGACGATCTCGGCAACGAGGTCCCGCAAGATGGGGCGACGCGCGGCGAGCTGTGGGTCCGCGGTCCGTCAGTCGTTTCCGCATATTATAAGACGCCGGCTTCGAACGCGTTTGCCGACGGATGGTTTCGCACCGGCGACATCGTCACGATCGACCAAGACGGCTACATCGAGATCGTCGATCGCTCCAAAGACCTCATCAAGTCAGGCGGCGAGTGGATTAGCTCGGTCGATCTCGAGAACACCTTGATGGGTCATCCGCACATCAAAGAAGCCTGCGTGTTCGGCGTTGCGCATCCGAAATGGGATGAACGCCCGGTTGCCGCGGTCGTCGTGCGCGAGAACGTCACGCTTTCAGAGGAC
- a CDS encoding DUF72 domain-containing protein: protein MAAKLYVGTCGYSYAEWKGTFYPEKIKATDMLPFYARHFGAVEIDATYYRILGAKTFASMAARTPDDFRFAVKVPGTVTHAAGAEVVHPDAAAWLDGVQPLVESKKLACGLLQFPSGFKPEPRNEAYLRKVCEALGAVPLVVEFRNRKWQTNETLTLLSELGVSWTNVDEPQFRTLLRPGADVTASLAYVRFHGRNYEQWWSGDNATRYEYLYSQEELTPWTDRIIDLAAQPKVREVYAYFNNHRRGNAARNAEMLEELLREKLSR, encoded by the coding sequence ATGGCGGCGAAACTCTATGTCGGAACGTGTGGATACTCATACGCTGAGTGGAAGGGCACGTTCTACCCCGAAAAGATCAAGGCGACCGACATGTTGCCGTTCTACGCACGTCATTTCGGTGCAGTCGAGATCGATGCGACCTACTATCGGATCCTAGGCGCGAAGACGTTTGCCTCGATGGCAGCGCGGACGCCAGACGACTTCCGCTTTGCGGTCAAGGTGCCGGGGACGGTTACGCATGCCGCTGGTGCAGAGGTGGTCCATCCGGATGCCGCGGCCTGGCTCGACGGCGTACAGCCGCTGGTCGAAAGCAAGAAGCTCGCCTGCGGGCTTTTGCAGTTTCCGAGCGGCTTCAAACCGGAACCCCGCAACGAAGCATATTTGCGCAAGGTGTGCGAGGCACTCGGCGCGGTTCCACTCGTCGTCGAATTCCGCAATCGCAAGTGGCAGACGAACGAAACGCTGACGCTGCTCAGTGAGCTGGGTGTTTCGTGGACCAACGTCGACGAACCCCAGTTTCGAACGCTCTTGCGTCCGGGCGCCGACGTAACCGCGTCGCTCGCATACGTTCGGTTTCACGGCCGCAATTACGAGCAGTGGTGGAGCGGCGACAATGCGACGCGCTATGAATATTTATATTCCCAAGAGGAGCTCACACCGTGGACCGATCGGATCATCGATCTCGCGGCGCAGCCGAAAGTCCGCGAGGTTTACGCCTACTTCAACAATCACCGCCGCGGAAACGCGGCGCGCAATGCCGAGATGCTCGAGGAGCTTTTGCGCGAGAAGCTTAGTCGTTGA
- a CDS encoding NUDIX hydrolase, whose protein sequence is MKRIHLCTGILERAGCLLLVASRYRNHPGPLWNLPGGRQEPYELLEAALQREFDEEVSLPVEIVNVAYVAESFDRLTETQFTNVAFVVRSDGEPKMRDGDLHAVDFAWVPLASVGERLSADVVRKPLLSYLNGDRRGYYGFQEAGITIEFND, encoded by the coding sequence ATGAAGCGGATTCATCTTTGTACGGGCATCCTCGAGCGCGCGGGTTGCCTTCTTCTGGTCGCGAGCCGGTACCGCAATCATCCCGGCCCACTCTGGAATCTTCCGGGAGGACGGCAAGAACCGTACGAGCTCCTCGAGGCTGCGCTGCAGCGCGAATTCGACGAAGAGGTCTCGCTGCCGGTCGAGATCGTGAACGTTGCGTACGTGGCGGAGTCGTTCGATCGCTTAACCGAAACGCAGTTCACCAATGTCGCGTTTGTGGTGCGCTCCGACGGCGAGCCGAAGATGCGCGACGGTGATCTGCACGCCGTTGATTTCGCGTGGGTACCTCTCGCGTCGGTCGGCGAGCGTCTAAGCGCGGACGTCGTCCGCAAACCCCTCCTCAGTTATCTGAACGGCGACCGCCGCGGTTATTATGGATTCCAAGAAGCCGGAATTACGATCGAGTTCAACGACTAA
- a CDS encoding multicopper oxidase family protein yields the protein MIRIARGAFVRASASALMSASVVAPLSAKAAESETLDVTLTAKPLTFRPFPGVVSAGLAYNGSIPGPLLRIRHGQRLRAHFLNRTGSLSTVHWHGMILPNVMDGVPYVTQKPVRDGDEYLYEFVPGPPGSRWYHSHVGDQLFQGLFGMIIVDDVRDEPADVDVALVFHDVPKRSTIRAAMRGVSTAPMVDPAGSPELLAMSPDDRMGDEVAYAAHCINGACYPNVRPIVVRVGHRVRLRILNANPTQTRYIRLGGHRLHVTHSDGNPLPQPIDVDALRVGVAERYDAWFEVTKPGAWLLQGLAADPMAFEQAVVVHTPGMENASPLGSPSALEGVRFFTYELAGAAGSPGSRPAAIPIDKRASYVLGGGKWASSRWTMNGKTWPHTQRIVVRRDDRVEVHFKNTTDMHHPMHLHGHVFELVAMNGRALRYPLSKDVTLVDPNGGTATWRFAATSPPGRWVLHCHNDVHMMDGMMTEVDYMA from the coding sequence ATGATTCGAATCGCTCGCGGCGCGTTCGTGCGCGCTTCGGCGTCGGCGCTCATGTCGGCAAGCGTCGTTGCACCGCTCTCCGCAAAAGCCGCCGAATCAGAAACGCTCGACGTCACGCTGACCGCGAAGCCGTTGACCTTTCGGCCATTTCCCGGTGTCGTCTCTGCGGGACTTGCTTATAATGGCAGTATTCCGGGGCCGCTGCTTCGCATTCGCCACGGGCAACGTCTGCGCGCGCATTTCCTCAATCGGACCGGCTCGCTCAGCACGGTCCACTGGCACGGGATGATCTTACCGAATGTCATGGACGGCGTTCCCTACGTGACGCAAAAGCCCGTACGAGACGGCGACGAATATCTCTACGAATTCGTTCCGGGACCGCCCGGGTCGCGCTGGTATCACAGCCACGTCGGCGACCAGTTGTTCCAGGGACTCTTCGGAATGATCATCGTCGACGACGTGCGCGACGAACCCGCTGACGTCGACGTTGCGTTGGTCTTTCACGACGTGCCTAAGAGGTCGACGATCCGAGCCGCCATGCGTGGCGTCAGCACGGCCCCGATGGTTGACCCTGCCGGTTCGCCGGAACTTCTGGCAATGTCGCCCGACGATAGAATGGGCGATGAGGTTGCCTACGCGGCGCATTGCATCAATGGTGCCTGCTATCCTAACGTGCGTCCAATCGTGGTTCGCGTCGGTCACCGGGTTCGTTTGCGTATTCTCAACGCGAATCCGACGCAGACGCGCTACATCCGCCTAGGCGGACATCGGTTGCACGTCACGCACAGCGATGGTAATCCGCTGCCGCAACCGATCGACGTCGACGCGTTGCGTGTCGGCGTCGCGGAACGCTACGATGCGTGGTTCGAGGTTACGAAGCCCGGCGCGTGGCTGCTGCAAGGTCTGGCTGCGGATCCGATGGCCTTCGAGCAAGCCGTTGTCGTACACACGCCCGGCATGGAGAATGCATCGCCGCTCGGTTCGCCCTCCGCGCTCGAAGGCGTCCGCTTTTTCACGTACGAACTGGCTGGCGCAGCCGGCTCTCCCGGGAGCAGACCGGCCGCAATTCCGATAGACAAGCGCGCCTCGTACGTACTTGGCGGAGGCAAATGGGCCTCTTCGCGATGGACGATGAACGGCAAAACGTGGCCGCACACACAAAGGATCGTCGTCCGTCGGGACGATCGCGTCGAGGTGCATTTCAAGAACACGACCGACATGCATCATCCAATGCATCTTCACGGGCACGTTTTCGAGCTGGTCGCGATGAACGGCCGTGCCCTTCGCTATCCGTTGTCCAAGGACGTGACGCTCGTCGATCCAAACGGTGGAACGGCAACGTGGCGATTCGCGGCGACTTCTCCGCCCGGCCGGTGGGTGCTGCATTGCCACAACGATGTGCATATGATGGACGGCATGATGACGGAGGTCGACTACATGGCATGA
- a CDS encoding c-type cytochrome, which yields MKLISTFAVLVIAPLVPAMVNAAGYTSGNATAGAKLVQVSGCEGCHGAGLRGSTAPSLVGIEKRMSPAQIAKAIQDPEPPMPRFGLSEKQVANVVAYLSGLDGGNGKPIVRLVPANPTQEATVNVTFPGTPPSVAQVEATMQMGSMSHGSGWLPLHKTSDPHTLATKVHFSMGGPWMIRVQYGGKVMAVPITVGG from the coding sequence GTGAAGCTCATATCTACTTTTGCAGTTTTGGTGATAGCGCCGCTCGTTCCGGCGATGGTGAACGCTGCTGGGTACACGAGCGGTAACGCGACCGCGGGCGCCAAACTCGTGCAAGTCTCCGGCTGCGAAGGTTGCCACGGCGCCGGCCTACGCGGTTCGACAGCACCGAGTCTCGTTGGCATTGAGAAACGTATGAGTCCCGCGCAGATCGCAAAGGCGATACAAGATCCGGAGCCTCCGATGCCACGTTTCGGACTGAGCGAGAAGCAGGTGGCCAACGTCGTCGCGTATCTTTCCGGGCTCGACGGCGGCAATGGCAAGCCAATTGTGCGTCTGGTTCCGGCGAATCCGACGCAAGAGGCGACGGTTAACGTCACGTTCCCCGGCACACCGCCTTCCGTTGCGCAAGTCGAAGCGACGATGCAAATGGGTTCGATGAGTCACGGAAGCGGATGGCTACCGCTCCACAAGACCTCGGATCCACATACGCTCGCAACGAAGGTCCATTTCTCGATGGGTGGACCGTGGATGATCCGCGTGCAATATGGCGGTAAAGTGATGGCCGTGCCGATCACCGTCGGAGGCTGA
- a CDS encoding phospholipase D-like domain-containing protein has translation MQLVVLSNVVAAIDRAKCVKLDAYVLGRGAVFHALERAADRGADVSVNLCDSPAGKDDAKKWLASIASDLRDHGVRVVANPGVGSGSIHAKVAIVDDRVFYDDRNWRSSGGNDAILSADIDEALPIRSKAQVIAEEAALIRSGAGHEILVATESFGPGPIARALLERAQRGDDVRLIYNATESTHGRENALAELRGVGVRIEQSDNNHKLACVGDRVWVGSANATVTGGDTGLGLEWGTELRGAQAAKLDAQAERLWHEADPSLCGHALACDIRDPFLRSVLG, from the coding sequence GTGCAACTTGTCGTCTTATCGAATGTCGTCGCCGCAATCGATCGCGCCAAGTGCGTTAAGCTAGATGCCTACGTACTTGGACGGGGGGCCGTTTTTCACGCTCTCGAACGCGCGGCCGATCGTGGCGCAGACGTCAGCGTCAATCTTTGCGATAGTCCAGCCGGCAAGGACGACGCCAAGAAGTGGCTCGCATCGATAGCGAGCGACCTTCGCGATCACGGCGTACGTGTCGTCGCGAATCCGGGAGTTGGATCGGGTTCGATTCATGCGAAGGTGGCTATCGTTGACGATCGCGTCTTCTACGACGATCGCAACTGGCGAAGCAGCGGTGGGAACGATGCGATCCTCTCGGCCGACATCGACGAGGCGCTTCCGATTCGCAGCAAAGCGCAGGTGATCGCTGAGGAAGCCGCTCTGATTCGTTCTGGCGCTGGCCACGAGATTCTCGTCGCGACGGAATCCTTCGGTCCGGGTCCGATCGCAAGGGCTCTCCTCGAACGCGCGCAACGTGGCGACGACGTTCGCCTCATCTATAACGCGACCGAGTCTACGCATGGACGCGAAAATGCCTTGGCCGAACTCCGCGGCGTCGGGGTTCGTATCGAGCAGTCGGATAACAATCACAAGCTCGCGTGCGTCGGGGACCGCGTTTGGGTCGGCTCGGCAAACGCAACCGTCACGGGCGGCGACACCGGCCTCGGTCTCGAGTGGGGCACCGAACTTCGTGGTGCGCAGGCAGCCAAGCTCGACGCACAAGCCGAACGGCTCTGGCATGAAGCGGATCCATCTTTGTGTGGGCATGCGCTCGCGTGCGACATCCGGGATCCTTTTCTTCGTTCAGTCCTCGGGTGA